The stretch of DNA ACATTATTATAGGTGGAAAATTAACAGACATAAATCAGCATCTGCTTTTTATCACAATTTTGATTGGAAGCGTTGCAGGTTCATTTTTGTCCTACATTTTTCGTTCAAAGCTAATTGAAGAAGAAGAATTGGAATTTCCAATTGGAGAAGCGGCATACAATCTTGTGGATTCTGGGAAAAATATTGACAGTATTCGTTATGTGGCCTTCGGAACATTATTCAGTTCTATTGTCGCCCTTTTCCGTGATTTCAGCTTTACAAAGGGAAAAACTCCTATTATTCCAGCATTAGTTTCACTAAAAAATGTGCCTTTCAGTTTTTATGTATCGCCTCTTTTAGTTGGAATCGGATATGTGCTTGGATTTGTAAATACATTTGTCTGGTTTTTAGGCGGTGCTGCTGTAATTTTTGTTGGGGAACCGCTTGCAAAAATGTTTAAAATTGCTGATTTTCCCATTATGAAAAATAGTTTTGGAATGGGATTTATGATTGGAATTGGAATTGCTGTAATTTTGAAGATTATTTTTTCAAATAAGTCAAAGAATAATTCAGAAAATAGAAGTATCATCACCAAATTATTTATTTTATCAGCCATTTCAATAATTGTAATAATTTTTATTTATAAACTTCCTATATTTCTTGCATTAGTTTTAGTCCTAATCTCGATTTTATGCACGATAATCGCAGGTTATTCGACTGGAAAGACTGGAGTTAATCCAATGGAAATTTATGCCATAATTACAATCCTAATAATTTCATTTTTAAATAAAATGTTAAATGGATTAAACATTGGCGGAATAAAATTTTCTACAAACTTAAACACTCTGACGCTATTTTTACTGGCTTGCATTATAGCTGTCGCATGCGGACTTTCTGGCGATATTCTAAACGATTTTAAATCAGGATATAAAATGAAAGTAAATCCATCGGAACAGCTTTTTGGTGAATTAATCGGCTCAATCGCAAGTTCTTTTGTAATAACATTCTTATTTTTTGTATTTTTCAAAGTCTATAAAACTATCGGTCCAGTAGAAAATACCGATTTGATAGCATTACAAGCCTCAATTGTAGCAACGGTAATAAATGGAATTCCGTTTTTGAATATTTTCTTTATTGGACTTGTAACGGGACTGCTTTTTAGCCTGTTAAATTTACCAGTTTTAACTTTTGGAATTGGAATCTATGTACCGTTTTATTTAACTTCAACTGTATTTTTAGGCGGACTTGCAAGTTTTTTTGGAAACAGAATTTCACAAAAATCTCACTCAAACCTGCTTTTAATTTCAAATGGATTAATGAGCGGAGAAGCGATTATAGGCGTTATTTTATCAATTGTTGCTTATATCAAGCTGTTTGTAAAATAAAATATCTTTATATATTTAAATTTAGACAAGATTTTGAGTTTAATCTTTTAATAAACTCACTAACAGAAAGGAAAAATAATGATTTTAGGATTTGATATTGGAAATACACATATTATACCGATTTTTTATAATGAAAATGGCGATATTCTAGCAACATTCAGAATACCGACACATCTGGAATTTACGGAAGATACTCTTTTTGTAATGTTAAAGGAATTTGCAAAAAACAGCAATTTAGAAATTTCAGATATTAAAAATATTGTTATTTCATCAGTTGTTCCAAATATTAACGAAAATTTTACAAGGCTTGGAAAAAAATATTTTAACATCAATCCAATGTTTGTAACACTTGACAATGTAGAAAATGAAATAAAAATTTTGCCAAATATGGAACGTGGTCTCGGTGCAGACAGGATTGTAGACATTTTGGCGGCAAAAAAACTATATCCAGAAAAAGAACTTTTAATAATTGATTTTGGTACAGCCACAACTTTTGACATGATAAAAGATTCCACTTATATGGGTGGCTGCATTCTTCCTGGAATCACACTTTCAATAAATGCCTTGTTTAGCAATACCGCTGCTTTACCAAAAATCGAATTTACCGAACCTGAAACAGTTTTAGGGATAAATACAATTTCGCAAATCAATGCCGGTATCTTTTACGGAAATGTTGGCGCAATAAAAGAATTAATTTTACAATACCAAAATTCCTTTCCAAACGCTTACGTTATCGCAACTGGCGGACAGGGACAAAAAATTTCAGAATATATCGAAGAAATTGATGAATATGTAGCAAAACTTGGGGAAATGGGAATTTTTGAATTTTACAGCTTAAATAAAAAAATATGATAAAGGAAATAATATGAATAAAATAGCAAAAAATATATTAATTGTCTCAATAATTACAGTAGCTGGAGCAATTGCAGCTCAAAATGTTGTTGCTGGAATTCTTTACCATGAGTACAAAATCAAGACATATTATGAAAAAGATGATAAATCTCGGAAAAATCAGGATTTTATGGTACTTCTTCATGGGATTTATGGGAAAAGTTCAGATATGGAAAGTATCGCACAAAAATTTAAAAATGATTACAGGATTATCAATATTCAGTATCCTACCACTAAGGAAACTGCTGAAGAGATTGTTGAACGTTATATAAAGCCAAATATTGAGGACGTTAATGGACAGATTTATGCTGACAATTTGCATAGAAAAATAGAAAATCAGTATTATGAAATTGATGAAAATGGAAAACGAAAAGAGAAAACAAATGATGAAAATGCACAAAAAAATGTAAAGATTAGTTTTGTAGCACACTCGATGGGAACTGGGATTTTACGATATTATTTAAAGGAAAATCCTCTTGAAAATTTAGGAAAAGTTGTATTTATTTCACCACCATCGCACGGAAGCCATCTGGCAGATGTTCCATTTGTAGACAAACTCCCAGTTATGCTTGGAAAAGTCGTTCCACAATTTAGCACAAAAAAGGATAGTTTTGTAAATCAGCTTGGCGAACCTAATTACAATTATATGATTCTGATTGGAAATAAGACAAATAATCCACTATATTCAATGATTATTCGTGGAAAGGACGATGGAATGGTGCCTTTGGAAACTGCGAAAATGGAATCTGATAATTTTAAAATTATTAATAACACTACTCACACGAGTATTTTGAAAGATAACCGAACAATGAAGGAGATTTCTGACTTTTTAAAAAGTTCTGATATAAAAGAAAATGATGAAAAAAACAACAACAAGACGAACTAACTACACAACAAAAAAAACTACAAGAACAAGAAATATTCCAAAACATGAGCACCCTTTCTTAGAAGGGATTTCCTGTGATATCTATGTTGGAAAAAAGGCTGGCATTAGTGTACGAAACGCAATCCAAAAAGCCAAAAAATCAATCACAGTAATTTCTCCCTTTTTAAGTGGAAATATGATAACTGAAGATATTTTTAGTTCATTAAATAAAGATGTGCAGGTAAATATTATTTCAAAAGATAATGAAAAAATTTATCCTTTTTTACGAAAAAACTTATTTAAATATCATTCAATGCCAGGTTTTGGAAAATTTATTATCCTCTTGGGAAAACTTATACTGATAATACTCTATTTAATTTTGTCAATTTTAATACTGGAAATTTTTACACTGTTTCTCTTTGATGTTTCCTTTATAAAGTCTGTATTTCCAATTGCAAAAGCTAATCTTTTAGCTTTAACAATTTTTCTAGGACTTTTTACATTTTTTTTAAAAACAGTAATAAAAAACAATGAATTTTACTATTCATTGCGTGATAATTTTAATATTCATATTTTAAGCAAGAACTACGATCTTCACAGCAAAATCTACATAATTGACAATAAAATTGCATTTTTAGGTTCCTTAAACTTTACCGACACAGGATTTATGCTAAATCACGAAACTTGCATAAAAACAACTGACAAAACTGCGATTAAGCACCTGAATAACGTTTATAAAGATTTGCTAAAAGTAAACTCAATATCACTAAAAGAATTGAAATATAAAATTAGCAAAAAAAATTAGAGTTGCCTAGTTTAACAATTTAGACAACTCTTTTTTTAAATACAATTACAATTAATCTATCGGATTATAGCTTCCGTCCCATTCCAACCCTAAACTGTTAGCATAATCAAAGTTATCTGTTGCAAGTTTACCAGTTCTCTTATTTACAGTATAACTGAACAAACGTGGCTCAATATTCGGATCTCTACCACATTTCGCATTATTGCTTCGCACATCAATTTCAAATTCCTCATCAGTTTCATCAACATAAAATCTCATGCATTCTATCCCTTCACTACCACCAAATTTATGCTTAACTATTGAATTTTGCACAAGTCTCACTGCTTCATTCTCACTTCTCACAGGTACAGCATTTGCCAATCCCGCACATACCAAAGAAAAAATCAAAACACCAATCTTTTTATTAAAAATTTTTTTCATCAAAACCACCTTCTCTTTCAATCTTTTTCATAATAATTATACCATATTTTTTTATAATGCAAAACTCGATTTTTAAAATAGAAATAAAATTCTATAAATTAATTTGATAGTTTTGCTAAAATTCTTAATTATTCATCTTAAAGACTTTTATAATTTTATTTATAAATATTATTATTAATAAATGTTTTTTCTTATTTTATTTATATATTTTTTAACGTAAGGGCATCAAACGCCATGCCCTTACAACCCCGCTTTACGCAAAACTTTCTTATAAAGAAAAAATAAAACTCGCTTCGTAGAAACTACGCTCAGACAGTTATTTTTTTTTAACGAAATTTTGCTTATTTAATGTTTTTCAAATTTCAGAACCATACTAAAACAGTTCTGAGTGTGAACCTAATCTATACAATACAAGTACCAGCACATTATCTATTATTTCATAAACTAACAACCAATCAGGCTCAATATGGCATTCTCTTGTTCCTTTATATTTTCCAGATAAACTATGGTCTCTATATTTATCATCAAGTTTTTCACCTTTTTCTAAAATTTTTATCACGTTAAATAATGTATCAAGGTTTTTTCTTTGTTTTTTTGCCAATTTCAAATCTTTTTTAAATTGTCCTGTAAATTTAACTTTATACACCAAGTGCCTCTCTCAACTCCTCTATGCTGTCATATCCCTTTACACTATCATCTTTTGCTATCCGTCTTCCTTCTTCAATTGCTTTCATTGTCACTTCATTTGGTTCTTCTTCCAATTTCAATTCAAAAGGGATTCTATTTTCTCTAATTGCAGTTTTTAAGAACATATTTACTGCTGTTGTCATTGTCAAGCCAAATTTGTTAAATAATTCGTTCGCTTTTTCTTTTGTTTCTTTATCAACTCTAATACTTAAATTTGCATTTGCCATAACAAATACCTCCTTTTTTCTTCATTGTATCAATTTTTAATTACATTGTCAATACAATAAACTGGTATTATTAATATTTAAAACCGAATTGATTTTATACTAAACCCCATTTAAATAAAAAATTTATTACAAACTTTTCCAACAAAGAATAAAAATTTAGTATTTCAAAATAATTAAAGTATAATTTTTAATAAACCGGCGGAGCTTTTATTTGTTCAACT from Leptotrichia trevisanii DSM 22070 encodes:
- a CDS encoding OPT/YSL family transporter, with the protein product MAKRKASKTPYKKNNSKNSGLNITFASVLIGIIGAILVSASSFYIVLKFGALPWPTIMVTLLSMMALKFFKKTNNKEITITHTIMSAGSMVAGGVAFTVPAYIIIGGKLTDINQHLLFITILIGSVAGSFLSYIFRSKLIEEEELEFPIGEAAYNLVDSGKNIDSIRYVAFGTLFSSIVALFRDFSFTKGKTPIIPALVSLKNVPFSFYVSPLLVGIGYVLGFVNTFVWFLGGAAVIFVGEPLAKMFKIADFPIMKNSFGMGFMIGIGIAVILKIIFSNKSKNNSENRSIITKLFILSAISIIVIIFIYKLPIFLALVLVLISILCTIIAGYSTGKTGVNPMEIYAIITILIISFLNKMLNGLNIGGIKFSTNLNTLTLFLLACIIAVACGLSGDILNDFKSGYKMKVNPSEQLFGELIGSIASSFVITFLFFVFFKVYKTIGPVENTDLIALQASIVATVINGIPFLNIFFIGLVTGLLFSLLNLPVLTFGIGIYVPFYLTSTVFLGGLASFFGNRISQKSHSNLLLISNGLMSGEAIIGVILSIVAYIKLFVK
- a CDS encoding type III pantothenate kinase; the protein is MILGFDIGNTHIIPIFYNENGDILATFRIPTHLEFTEDTLFVMLKEFAKNSNLEISDIKNIVISSVVPNINENFTRLGKKYFNINPMFVTLDNVENEIKILPNMERGLGADRIVDILAAKKLYPEKELLIIDFGTATTFDMIKDSTYMGGCILPGITLSINALFSNTAALPKIEFTEPETVLGINTISQINAGIFYGNVGAIKELILQYQNSFPNAYVIATGGQGQKISEYIEEIDEYVAKLGEMGIFEFYSLNKKI
- a CDS encoding esterase/lipase family protein; its protein translation is MNKIAKNILIVSIITVAGAIAAQNVVAGILYHEYKIKTYYEKDDKSRKNQDFMVLLHGIYGKSSDMESIAQKFKNDYRIINIQYPTTKETAEEIVERYIKPNIEDVNGQIYADNLHRKIENQYYEIDENGKRKEKTNDENAQKNVKISFVAHSMGTGILRYYLKENPLENLGKVVFISPPSHGSHLADVPFVDKLPVMLGKVVPQFSTKKDSFVNQLGEPNYNYMILIGNKTNNPLYSMIIRGKDDGMVPLETAKMESDNFKIINNTTHTSILKDNRTMKEISDFLKSSDIKENDEKNNNKTN
- a CDS encoding phospholipase D-like domain-containing protein; translation: MKKTTTRRTNYTTKKTTRTRNIPKHEHPFLEGISCDIYVGKKAGISVRNAIQKAKKSITVISPFLSGNMITEDIFSSLNKDVQVNIISKDNEKIYPFLRKNLFKYHSMPGFGKFIILLGKLILIILYLILSILILEIFTLFLFDVSFIKSVFPIAKANLLALTIFLGLFTFFLKTVIKNNEFYYSLRDNFNIHILSKNYDLHSKIYIIDNKIAFLGSLNFTDTGFMLNHETCIKTTDKTAIKHLNNVYKDLLKVNSISLKELKYKISKKN
- a CDS encoding type II toxin-antitoxin system YafQ family toxin, producing the protein MYKVKFTGQFKKDLKLAKKQRKNLDTLFNVIKILEKGEKLDDKYRDHSLSGKYKGTRECHIEPDWLLVYEIIDNVLVLVLYRLGSHSELF
- a CDS encoding type II toxin-antitoxin system RelB/DinJ family antitoxin, translating into MANANLSIRVDKETKEKANELFNKFGLTMTTAVNMFLKTAIRENRIPFELKLEEEPNEVTMKAIEEGRRIAKDDSVKGYDSIEELREALGV